In Oryza brachyantha chromosome 1, ObraRS2, whole genome shotgun sequence, the following are encoded in one genomic region:
- the LOC102712300 gene encoding basic leucine zipper 2-like codes for MAQLPPKIPTMATAWPEFGGGHHHHAHGHHHQRSPSMGAFLAAPLPPFPLPPPAPANGGAHQQQQQQPSWVDEFLDFSAAKRGAHRRSVSDSVAFLDPVADDNAGVGAHDFDRLDDDQLMSMFSDDLQPPPPQQQPAAPAASASSPSDHNSMNDEKQDKGETEEAQSECDGATPGQPASPATVDPKRVKRILANRQSAQRSRVRKLQYISELERSVTSLQTEVSALSPRVAFLDHQRSLLTLGNSHLKQRIAALAQDKIFKDAHQEALKKEIERLRQIYHQQSLKNAESTPADAAAPVRGSDKADLIASEGTAAPAAS; via the exons ATGGCGCAGCTGCCGCCCAAGATCCCAACCATGGCGACAGCTTGGCCGGAGTTCGGGGGcgggcaccaccaccacgcccACGGCCACCATCACCAGCGCAGCCCTTCCATGGGGGCGTTCCTCGCGGCGCCATTGCCGCCgttcccgctcccgccgccggcgccggcgaacggcggggcgcaccagcagcagcagcagcagccttcCTGGGTCGACGAGTTCCTCGACTTCTCGGCTGCCAAGCGCGGCGCGCACCGCCGCTCCGTGAGCGACTCCGTGGCCTTCCTCGATCCCGTTGCCGACGACAATGCCGGCGTCGGGGCGCACGACTTCGACCGCCTCGACGACGACCAGCTCATGTCCATGTTCTCCGACGACCTgcagccgccaccaccgcagcagcagcctgccgcgcccgcggcgagcgcgtcgtcgccgtcggaccACAACAGCATGAATGACGAGAAGCAGGACAAGGGCGAGACAGAGGAGGCGCAGAGCGAGTGCGACGGCGCCACGCCGGGGCAGCCGGCCTCCCCGGCCACCGTTGATCCCAAGCGTGtcaagag GATCCTGGCGAACCGGCAGTCCGCGCAGCGGTCGCGCGTGCGCAAGCTGCAGTACATCTCCGAGCTGGAGCGCAGCGTCACGTCGCTCCAG ACGGAGGTGTCGGCGTTGTCCCCGCGCGTCGCGTTCCTCGACCACCAGCGCTCGCTGCTGACGCTGGGGAACAGCCACCTCAAGCAGCGCATCGCCGCACTCGCGCAGGACAAGATCTTCAAAGATG CTCATCAGGAGGCACTGAAGAAGGAGATAGAGAGGCTGCGGCAAATCTACCACCAGCAAAGCCTCAAGAACGCGGAATCCACACCGGCCGACGCGGCCGCCCCGGTCCGCGGCAGCGACAAGGCCGACCTGATCGCCAGCGAGGggaccgccgcgcccgcggccTCGTGA
- the LOC102709515 gene encoding probable pre-mRNA-splicing factor ATP-dependent RNA helicase DEAH9 yields MSRFWRPGSEKPTAAIVEDEEGGVLFLPTNTSASSSSSGFGYASLERQRQRLPVYKYRRAILYLVERHATTIVVGETGSGKSTQIPQYLKEAGWAEGGRLIGCTQPRRLAVQTVASRVAEEIGVRLGDEVGYTIRFEDQTNPGTTMIKFLTDGVLIREMMEDPLLTKYSVIMVDEAHERSISTDMLLGLLKKIQRRRPDLRLIISSATIEARSMSTFFNIRRKNSMVESADRLPNPEPAILSVEGKGYTVEIHYVEEPVSDYLQAAVNTVLIVHEKEPPGDILVFLTGQDDIDAAVKMLNEEIQHRGRHYLGLLILPLYSGLPRGDQDLIFTPTSKGKRKVVLSTNIAETSLTLEGVVYVLDSGFSKQKCYNPISDIESLVVAPISKASARQRAGRAGRVRPGKCFRLYTEEYYLKEMQPEGIPEMQRSNLVSCIIQLKALGIDNILGFDWPASPSPEAMIRALEVLYSLGILDDDAKLTVPLGFQVAEMPLDPMISIMILSANNFGCSDEILTIAAFLSVQSVWVSMRGVKKEFDEAKLRFAAAEGDHVTFLNIYKGFHQSGKSSQWCYKNFLNHQALKKVIDIREQLVRITKRFGLPLTSCDRDMEAVRKAVIAGAFANACHLEEYSQNGMYKTIRTSQEVYIHPSSVLFRVNPKWVIYQSLVSTDKHYMRNVIAIEPSWLTEAAPHFYQFRTPNPVLH; encoded by the exons ATGTCGAGGTTCTGGAGGCCGGGGTCGGAGAAGCCGACCGCGGCGATCgtcgaggacgaggagggcgGGGTCCTCTTCCTGCCCACAAACAccagcgcctcctcctcctcatctgG GTTTGGGTACGCGAGCTtggagcggcagcggcagcggctgcCGGTGTACAAGTACCGCAGGGCCATCCTCTACCTGGTGGAGCGGCACGCCACTACCATCGTCGTTGGCGAGACCGGCAGCGGAAAGTCCACGCAGATCCCCCAG TACCTTAAAGAGGCTGGATGGGCCGAGGGCGGTCGACTTATAGGCTGCACTCAGCCAAGACGGTTGGCTGTGCAG ACAGTTGCATCAAGAGTAGCGGAAGAAATAGGTGTGAGACTTGGAGATGAAGTTGGTTATACAATTCGATTTGAGGATCAAACAAATCCA GGTACAACCATGATTAAATTTCTGACAGATGGGGTATTGATCAGAGAAATGATGGAAGATCCTCTTTTGACCAAGTACAG TGTAATTATGGTTGATGAAGCCCATGAAAGATCCATTTCAACAGACATGTTGCTGGGTCTTCTGAAAAAG ATTCAACGACGTCGGCCCGACTTGCGTCTAATCATATCCTCTGCAACAATTGAAGCAAGATCCATGTCAACTTTTTTCAACATTAG GCGAAAGAATTCTATGGTTGAGTCTGCTGATCGTTTGCCCAACCCAGAACCTGCTATACTTTCCGTGGAA GGTAAAGGTTACACGGTGGAAATTCATTATGTTGAAGAACCTGTCTCAGACTACTTGCAGGCTGCTGTGAATACTGTACTTATTGTTCACGAAAAG GAACCACCAGGGGAtattttggtgtttttaaCTGGCCAGGATGACATAGATGCAGCTGTTAAGATGCTAAATGAGGAAATTCAGCACCGTGGAAGACATTATCTGG GCCTGCTGATTCTGCCCTTGTACTCTGGCCTTCCACGGGGAGATCAA GACCTCATTTTCACTCCAACTTCAAAAGGGAAAAGGAAGGTTGTGTTATCAACAAACATCGCTGAGACGTCACTAACTCTAGAG GGTGTGGTGTATGTCCTCGATAGTGGGTTTTCCAAGCAGAAATGTTATAATCCG ATTTCTGACATCGAGAGTTTAGTTGTCGCACCAATATCCAAGGCATCCGCAAGGCAAAGAGCAGGCAGAGCTGGAAGGGTGCGGCCTGGGAAGTGCTTTAG GCTATATACAGAGGAATATTACCTTAAAGAAATGCAGCCAGAAGGGATTCCTGAAATGCAAAGGTCTAACCTTGTTTCCTGCATAATACAG TTGAAAGCTCTAGGCATAGACAACATTTTGGGATTCGATTGGCCAGCTTCTCCATCACCAGAGGCAATGATTCGAGCTCTTGAAGTTCTATATTCTCTAGGAATCCTTGATGACGATGCCAAATTAACGGTTCCCCTTGGTTTCCAAGTTGCTGAGATGCCTCTG GACCCTATGATTTCAATAATGATCTTGTCAGCCAATAATTTCGGATGCTCTGATGAGATATTGACCATAGCCGCATTTCTATCTGTTCAA TCTGTTTGGGTCTCCATGAGAGGAGTGAAGAAAGAATTTGATGAAGCCAAGCTTCgttttgctgctgctgag GGAGATCATGTGACGTTCCTGAATATTTACAAAGGATTTCATCAATCTGGAAAATCTAGTCAGTGGTGTTATAAGAACTTTTTGAACCACCAAGCATTG AAGAAGGTTATTGACATCAGGGAGCAGCTTGTCAGGATTACAAAGAGGTTTGGCCTACCACTAACGTCATGTGATAGAGATATGGAG GCTGTTAGAAAAGCTGTTATTGCTGGTGCATTTGCTAATGCATGTCATCTGGAG GAATACAGCCAAAATGGGATGTACAAAACAATAAGGACCTCACAAGAAGTTTATATTCATCCTTCTTCTGTGCTATTTAG GGTTAATCCAAAGTGGGTCATTTATCAGTCTCTTGTTTCAACTGATAAGCACTATATGCGTAATGTTATTGCCATTGAACCATCATGGCTTACTGAAGCTGCACCACATTTCTATCAGTTCCGGACACCCAATCCAGTCCTCCACTAA